From the genome of Nasonia vitripennis strain AsymCx chromosome 1, Nvit_psr_1.1, whole genome shotgun sequence, one region includes:
- the LOC107981939 gene encoding uncharacterized protein LOC107981939, whose amino-acid sequence MKEACTPLSYHLCFAEKTKMNLFLYIVVFVLAFSIKKQVNAEKLKTSHNNQMIQNVEPQIKLISYKSNRLNEKYLTLHSYAIEKHNATYNRLKKRMTVNRDFPPISSEVEVYATDKNYENYKHLLTLDFPVCSENRYRELLPKALVLPKTILKDNCFKKGEFNSDDYGVFRFEVLIPNIHEISDYYKVDINITTVDRREVIAEDTVFAEWGYLHLNKKTAANSLARSFLQQNL is encoded by the exons ATGAAAGAAGCCTGCACTCCATTATCATATCACTTGTGCTTTGCAGAGAAGACAAAAATGAATCTATTTCTGTACATCGTTGTGTTCGTCTTAGCTTTTTCGATCAAGAAGCAAGTGAATGCTGAAAAGCTAAAGACCAGTCATAACAATCAGATGATTCAAAATGTGGAGCCTCAG ATAAAGCTGATAAGTTACAAGAGTAATAGGCTTAACGAGAAATATTTGACTCTACATTCATATGCAATCGAGAAACATAATGCTACCTATAACAGACTCAAAAAAAGAATGACTGTAAATCGGGATTTTCCACCTATTTCA AGTGAAGTTGAAGTGTATGCTACggataaaaattatgaaaattacaAACATCTACTAACATTGGATTTCCCTGTCTGCTCAGAAAATCGTTATCGTGAACTTTTGCCCAAAGCCCTGGTATTACCCAAAACCATATTAAAAGACAACTGCTTCAAGAAAGGAGAGTTTAATTCTGATGATTATGGAGTATTCAGATTTGAAGTATTAATACCTAACATTCATGAGATCAGTGACTACTACAAAGTTGACATAAATATAACTACGGTTGATCGCAGGGAAGTTATAGCTGAAGATACTGTATTTGCCGAATGGGGATATTTGCATCTCaataaaaaaaccgctgccaattctttggcacgtagcttcctccaacaaaatttatag